GTTGCGATCGCCGATCGGGTCGGGTACCCGGTGGTGATCAAGGCCCAGGTTCACGTCGGCGGTCGCGGCAAGGCCGGCGGCGTGAAGCTGGCGAACAACGCCGATGAGGCTCGCGAGCATGCGGGCAACATCTTGGGGCTCGACATCAAGGGCCACATCGTGGGCACCATCTGGGTCGAGCACGCATCCGACATCTCCGAGGAGTACTACGCGAGCTTCACCCTCGACCGTGGCGCCAAGAAGTACCTCGGCATGCTGTCGGCTGAGGGTGGTGTCGAGATCGAGGCCGTCGCCGAGGAGAACCCCGACGCCATCGCCAAGATCTGGATCGATCCGGTCGACGGGCTCGACGAGGCGACCGCCCGCACCTGGGTCGAGGCCGCCAAGCTCAACCCGGCCGCCACCGACGGTGCGGTCGACATCTTGTTGAAGCTCTACAACGCCTACACCGAGGGCGACGCCGATCTCGCCGAGATCAACCCGCTCATCCTCAAGCCGACCGGTGAGGTCCACGCGCTCGACGCCAAGGTGACCCTCGACGGCAACGCCGTGTTCCGTCACCCGGAATACGAGGAATACGACAAGACCCAGAACCGCGACGAGCGCGAGCAGGCCGCCCACGACAAGGGCCTGCAGTACGTCGGTCTCGACGGTTCGGTCGGCGTGATCGCCAACGGTGCGGGGCTTGCGATGTCGACCCTCGATGTCGTCAAGCAGGCCGGTGGCGAGGCGGCGAACTTCCTCGACATCGGCGGCGGCGCGAATGCCGACGTGATGGCCGGCGCGCTCGAGGTCATCAACAACGACCCCCGTGTGAAGTCGATCTTCATCAACATCTTCGGCGGCATCACCCGCGGCGAAGAGGTGGCGAACGGCATCATCACCGCTCTCGGCCGCGTGCAGATCGACGCGCCGATCGTGATCCGTCTCGACGGCACGAACGCCGATGAGGGTCGCGAGATCCTCCA
The DNA window shown above is from Microthrixaceae bacterium and carries:
- the sucC gene encoding ADP-forming succinate--CoA ligase subunit beta is translated as MDLFEYQGKQFFAKFGIPVSDGAATQDVDEAVAIADRVGYPVVIKAQVHVGGRGKAGGVKLANNADEAREHAGNILGLDIKGHIVGTIWVEHASDISEEYYASFTLDRGAKKYLGMLSAEGGVEIEAVAEENPDAIAKIWIDPVDGLDEATARTWVEAAKLNPAATDGAVDILLKLYNAYTEGDADLAEINPLILKPTGEVHALDAKVTLDGNAVFRHPEYEEYDKTQNRDEREQAAHDKGLQYVGLDGSVGVIANGAGLAMSTLDVVKQAGGEAANFLDIGGGANADVMAGALEVINNDPRVKSIFINIFGGITRGEEVANGIITALGRVQIDAPIVIRLDGTNADEGREILQPHLSDKLQMAPTMLGAAAKAVELAAAR